A window of Dyella terrae contains these coding sequences:
- a CDS encoding GNAT family N-acetyltransferase: MSDTTFLIRLAEDDDDFILGLTPRFAEFPLPAWRKRVECIDGIRRDLVRHLDDEPANSYLFVAEDEEGDTVGFIHLQKTQDYFTGKSNCHVNDLGVAKSHEGRGVGRALMDHAENWAREHRCYLLTLAVFPGNERARELYEKLGYGTDLVRMAKPVR; encoded by the coding sequence ATGAGCGACACTACGTTTCTTATCCGCCTCGCCGAAGATGACGACGATTTCATCCTCGGCCTCACGCCCCGCTTCGCCGAATTCCCGCTGCCTGCATGGCGCAAACGCGTCGAATGCATCGACGGGATTCGTCGCGACCTGGTCCGGCATCTGGATGACGAACCGGCCAACAGCTACCTGTTCGTTGCCGAAGATGAAGAGGGCGACACCGTCGGCTTTATCCATTTGCAGAAGACGCAGGACTACTTCACGGGCAAGAGCAATTGCCACGTCAACGACCTCGGCGTCGCCAAGTCGCACGAAGGCCGTGGCGTCGGGCGCGCACTGATGGATCATGCCGAGAACTGGGCACGTGAGCATCGCTGTTACCTGCTGACGCTGGCCGTCTTTCCCGGCAATGAACGCGCGCGCGAGCTCTACGAAAAGCTGGGCTACGGCACCGACCTGGTGCGCATGGCCAAGCCCGTTCGCTGA
- a CDS encoding SapC family protein: MAEVLFYERPVPLNRTEHKDLRLKGIPSLSFAAKVHSVPLTGVEFPAAARDLPILFAGSSMQEAGPMALLGLRQDENLFVDADGQWAPNIYVPAFVRRYPFVLAEKPADQEGDDFTVFLDEAYEGFGQEDGERLFKEDGTDSEMLANAVNFLGEFQNHVGRTQWFMEQIRKHDLLEPRNIRLEKDGKVINLNGLYVISEEKLRKLDEKTSLEFLREGVFGWIYAHLLSLANIDRVAQRLDTRESAVATKN; the protein is encoded by the coding sequence GTGGCTGAAGTTCTTTTCTACGAGCGCCCTGTGCCGCTCAACCGTACCGAACACAAGGATCTGCGCCTCAAGGGCATTCCGAGCCTGAGTTTCGCGGCGAAGGTCCACTCCGTTCCGCTGACCGGCGTCGAGTTCCCGGCCGCCGCGCGTGACCTGCCGATCCTGTTCGCTGGCTCCAGCATGCAGGAAGCCGGCCCGATGGCCCTGCTGGGCCTGCGCCAGGACGAAAACCTGTTCGTCGATGCCGACGGTCAGTGGGCGCCGAACATCTACGTGCCGGCCTTCGTGCGCCGCTATCCGTTCGTGCTGGCTGAAAAGCCCGCCGACCAGGAAGGCGACGATTTCACCGTGTTCCTCGATGAAGCCTACGAAGGCTTCGGTCAGGAAGACGGCGAGCGCCTGTTCAAGGAAGACGGCACCGACAGCGAGATGCTGGCCAACGCCGTGAACTTCCTCGGCGAATTCCAGAACCACGTCGGTCGTACTCAGTGGTTCATGGAACAGATCCGCAAGCACGACCTGCTCGAGCCGCGCAACATCCGCCTCGAGAAGGACGGCAAGGTCATCAATCTCAATGGCCTGTACGTCATCAGTGAAGAGAAGCTGCGCAAGCTGGACGAAAAGACCTCGCTGGAATTCCTGCGCGAGGGCGTGTTCGGCTGGATCTACGCGCACCTGCTGTCGCTGGCCAACATCGATCGCGTGGCCCAGCGTCTGGACACGCGCGAGTCGGCTGTCGCGACCAAGAACTGA
- a CDS encoding GreA/GreB family elongation factor gives MSRAFVKDADENADGKLPDIPLSEHPNYVTPHGLELLRARLRDVESRREALAGAEETLGHQAELAALDRDLRWLKARVSSAIEIDLAQQPRDRIAFGAEVVTDSDEGEMRYRIVGEDEADAEHHLVSYVSPLARALIGARVGEEVLWHRPAGDLRLEVMSFDYGDDT, from the coding sequence ATGAGTCGGGCCTTCGTCAAGGACGCCGACGAGAATGCCGACGGCAAACTGCCGGACATTCCGCTGAGCGAACATCCCAATTATGTGACGCCCCACGGGCTGGAGCTGCTCCGTGCGCGCCTTCGCGATGTCGAGTCGCGACGCGAGGCGCTGGCGGGCGCCGAGGAAACGCTGGGACATCAGGCGGAACTGGCCGCGCTCGATCGTGACCTGCGCTGGCTCAAAGCCCGCGTATCGAGCGCGATCGAGATCGATCTCGCGCAGCAGCCGCGCGACCGCATCGCGTTCGGCGCGGAAGTGGTGACGGATTCGGATGAAGGTGAAATGCGCTACCGGATCGTCGGCGAAGACGAAGCCGACGCGGAGCACCACCTGGTGAGTTATGTCTCACCACTGGCGCGCGCCCTGATCGGCGCGCGCGTGGGTGAAGAAGTGCTCTGGCATCGTCCGGCTGGCGACCTGCGCCTTGAAGTCATGTCCTTCGACTACGGCGACGACACCTGA
- a CDS encoding low affinity iron permease family protein, which yields MGSQRSLFRRFAEATARYAGKPAAFMCASLLVIVWASTGPMFHFGDTWQLVINTGTTIITFLMVFLIQNTQNRDTAALQIKLDELICSSDAHNALLNLEELDDQRLERIRNHYIRLAEQARQDLAQFEERVEKRAAPKSRDPENAS from the coding sequence ATGGGTTCCCAGCGCTCCCTGTTCCGCCGCTTCGCCGAGGCGACGGCCCGCTACGCGGGCAAGCCGGCTGCCTTTATGTGCGCCAGCCTGCTGGTGATTGTGTGGGCGTCGACCGGGCCCATGTTCCATTTCGGCGATACCTGGCAGCTGGTGATCAACACCGGCACGACCATCATCACCTTCCTCATGGTGTTCCTGATCCAGAACACGCAGAACCGCGATACGGCGGCCCTTCAGATCAAGCTCGATGAGCTGATATGCAGCAGCGATGCCCATAACGCCTTGTTGAACCTGGAAGAACTGGATGACCAGCGGCTGGAGCGCATCCGCAATCACTACATCAGGCTGGCGGAGCAGGCGCGCCAGGATCTGGCGCAGTTCGAGGAGCGGGTGGAGAAGCGTGCGGCCCCGAAGTCGAGAGACCCGGAAAACGCGAGCTGA
- a CDS encoding acyl-CoA dehydrogenase C-terminal domain-containing protein — protein sequence MTIYKAPLDDQRFALFDVLDAESILTRLQGGEGHTRDLLDAVIEEAGRLSEAVLAPFNASGDEEGCHFDKATHTVTTPKGFKEAFKAFSEGGWTGLTQGEEFGGQGLPNTIGTATTEVFQSGNLSWSLYPLLSEGACHAMELHGTKEQQDTYLKPIVEGRWTGTMCLTEPQAGSDLGLLKTRAEPGDNGSWKITGTKIFISAGEHDLAENIIHLVLARLPDAPAGSRGISMFIVPKFKVNADGSLGERNAVAAGAIEHKMGLRGSATCVMNFDAAEGYLIGAPHKGLAAMFTMMNAARLGVGVQGLALSERALQNSVNYARERLQGRSLTGAKFPDKVADNLLVQPDVRRMLLTQRAIVEGSRALLLYTSLQTDVEARAADEAERKSASDLVAFLIPIAKGLVTELAQESTKEALQVYGGHGYIAENGVEQFVRDARIITLYEGTTGIQAADLLGRKILQLQGAGFKLFLKEIQAFCQQHAQDAALASLIGPLATHAKEWVDLTLSLAQRVQGNPEELGAAANDYLYYSGYITLAYMWARSVAALAKSPQQEAFKRAKRDTATFYFSRILPRCLMHKAAIEAGVDTIPAIA from the coding sequence ATGACGATCTACAAGGCCCCGCTCGACGACCAGCGCTTCGCCCTTTTCGACGTGCTGGACGCCGAATCCATCCTCACCAGGCTGCAGGGCGGCGAAGGCCATACGCGTGATCTGCTCGACGCCGTGATCGAGGAAGCCGGCCGCCTGAGCGAAGCCGTGCTCGCCCCGTTCAACGCCAGCGGCGACGAGGAAGGCTGCCATTTCGACAAGGCCACGCACACGGTGACGACGCCCAAGGGCTTCAAGGAAGCCTTCAAGGCCTTCTCCGAAGGCGGCTGGACCGGCCTGACCCAGGGTGAGGAGTTCGGTGGCCAGGGCCTGCCGAACACCATCGGCACCGCCACGACGGAAGTGTTCCAGTCGGGCAACCTGTCCTGGAGCCTCTACCCGCTGCTTTCCGAAGGCGCCTGCCACGCAATGGAGCTGCACGGCACCAAGGAGCAGCAGGACACCTACCTGAAGCCGATCGTCGAGGGTCGCTGGACCGGCACGATGTGCCTGACCGAGCCCCAGGCGGGCTCCGACCTGGGCCTGCTCAAGACGCGTGCGGAACCGGGCGACAACGGCAGCTGGAAAATCACCGGCACCAAGATCTTCATCAGCGCCGGCGAGCATGACCTGGCCGAAAACATCATCCACCTGGTGCTGGCCCGCCTGCCCGACGCACCGGCCGGCAGCCGCGGCATCTCGATGTTCATCGTGCCGAAGTTCAAGGTGAACGCCGACGGCTCGCTGGGCGAGCGCAATGCCGTTGCCGCCGGCGCCATCGAGCACAAGATGGGCCTGCGCGGCTCGGCCACCTGCGTGATGAACTTCGATGCCGCCGAGGGTTATCTGATCGGCGCGCCGCACAAGGGCCTGGCTGCGATGTTCACCATGATGAATGCCGCGCGCCTTGGCGTCGGCGTGCAGGGCCTGGCGCTGTCCGAGCGCGCGCTGCAGAACAGCGTCAACTATGCACGCGAACGCCTGCAGGGCCGTTCGCTCACCGGCGCGAAGTTCCCGGACAAGGTCGCTGACAACCTGCTGGTGCAGCCGGACGTGCGTCGCATGCTGCTGACGCAGCGCGCCATCGTCGAAGGTTCGCGCGCGCTGCTGCTGTACACCTCGCTGCAGACCGACGTCGAAGCGCGTGCGGCCGATGAAGCCGAGCGCAAGTCGGCAAGCGATCTCGTGGCCTTCCTGATTCCGATCGCCAAGGGCCTGGTCACCGAGCTGGCCCAGGAGTCGACCAAGGAAGCGCTGCAGGTGTACGGCGGTCACGGCTACATCGCCGAGAACGGCGTTGAGCAGTTCGTGCGCGATGCCCGCATCATCACCTTGTACGAAGGCACCACCGGCATCCAGGCGGCGGATCTCCTGGGTCGCAAGATCCTCCAGCTGCAGGGCGCGGGATTCAAGCTGTTCCTCAAGGAAATCCAGGCCTTCTGCCAGCAGCATGCACAGGACGCCGCACTGGCCAGCCTGATCGGCCCGCTGGCCACGCACGCCAAGGAGTGGGTGGACCTCACCTTGTCCCTTGCCCAGCGCGTGCAGGGCAACCCGGAAGAACTGGGCGCCGCGGCGAACGACTACCTGTATTACTCCGGCTACATCACGCTGGCGTACATGTGGGCACGCAGCGTGGCGGCTCTCGCCAAAAGCCCCCAGCAGGAAGCGTTCAAGCGGGCCAAGCGCGACACGGCGACGTTCTACTTCAGCCGCATCCTGCCGCGTTGCCTGATGCACAAGGCGGCCATCGAGGCCGGCGTGGACACCATCCCCGCCATCGCCTGA
- the fusA gene encoding elongation factor G — translation MSYNTENIRNIALAGHAGTGKTTLFEALLHAGGTIQTEGSIERGTTQSDTDAQEKERGHSIDSCIASIDRAGCHINLIDTAGYADFRGGTLSALAAVETVAIVVSAGNGIEHGTRRMMEHARERGLARILVVNKIDSDANKLRALVDALRDEFGTECLPVNLPAQDGKHVLDCFFHRDGATDFSSLEEAHQRIIDQVVEINESVMGTYLDAGESSLSPQQLHDAFEQCLREGHLVPICFVSARTGVGVQEWLDIADKLLPNPSEGNAPPFLDTDGDRVIATPDPTLHAIADVFKIVNDPFVGKLGIFRVWQGTIRRDSQLFIDDSRKAFKVGHLFRVNAKQHVEIDHAIPGDIAAIAKVEEIHFDAVLHDSHDEDRIHLAPMHFPQPMFGLALEPRHKGQEQKLSQALLRLAEEDPCFRVEHHKELNETVIRGLSELHLKVMLERMRERYGVEVVTHPPRIAYRETIAGKAEGHHRHKKQTGGAGQFGEVFLRVEPLERGTGFEFVDEVKGGVIPNQFLPAIEKGVRQAMEHGAVAGYPLQDLRVTVYDGKYHPVDSKEVAFISAGKKAFLDAIGKARPVVLEPIVDVEVAIPEANVGDVTGGLAGKRARIMGTDTHRGGELVIKAQAPLAELTDYPTELKAMTGGRGRYSLDLSHYEPVPPPVQKQLSEAWKPKVEDD, via the coding sequence GTGTCGTACAACACGGAAAACATCCGCAATATCGCGCTCGCCGGACACGCCGGCACGGGCAAGACCACGCTGTTCGAAGCCCTGCTGCACGCAGGGGGCACCATCCAGACCGAAGGCTCCATCGAGCGCGGCACCACGCAGTCGGATACCGACGCGCAAGAGAAAGAACGCGGCCATTCCATCGACAGCTGCATCGCGAGCATCGATCGCGCCGGCTGCCATATCAATCTCATCGACACGGCCGGCTACGCGGATTTTCGCGGCGGCACGCTATCAGCACTCGCCGCGGTGGAAACCGTCGCCATCGTGGTCAGCGCTGGCAACGGCATTGAACATGGCACGCGCCGGATGATGGAGCATGCGCGCGAGCGCGGCCTGGCACGCATTCTGGTGGTCAACAAGATCGACAGCGACGCCAACAAGCTGCGCGCACTAGTTGATGCCCTGCGCGATGAGTTCGGCACGGAGTGTCTTCCCGTGAACCTGCCTGCGCAGGACGGCAAGCATGTGCTCGACTGCTTTTTCCATCGCGATGGCGCAACCGACTTTTCCTCACTCGAGGAGGCGCACCAGCGCATCATCGATCAGGTGGTCGAGATCAACGAGTCAGTGATGGGCACGTACCTCGATGCGGGCGAGTCATCACTGTCTCCGCAGCAATTGCATGACGCGTTCGAGCAATGCCTGCGCGAAGGTCACCTGGTGCCGATCTGTTTCGTCAGTGCGCGCACAGGCGTCGGCGTGCAGGAATGGCTCGATATCGCCGACAAGCTGCTGCCCAATCCTTCGGAAGGCAACGCCCCGCCCTTCCTCGACACCGACGGCGACCGTGTGATCGCCACGCCCGACCCGACCCTGCATGCCATCGCCGATGTGTTCAAGATCGTCAACGACCCCTTCGTCGGCAAGCTGGGCATTTTCCGCGTTTGGCAAGGCACGATCCGGCGCGACTCGCAGCTGTTCATCGACGACAGTCGCAAGGCCTTCAAGGTCGGCCATCTGTTCCGGGTGAATGCGAAGCAACACGTGGAGATCGATCACGCCATCCCCGGCGACATCGCCGCCATCGCCAAGGTCGAGGAGATCCATTTCGACGCGGTGCTGCACGATTCGCACGATGAGGACCGCATCCACCTGGCGCCGATGCATTTCCCGCAACCCATGTTCGGGCTGGCGCTCGAGCCCAGGCACAAGGGGCAGGAACAGAAGCTGTCCCAGGCCTTGCTGCGCCTGGCCGAAGAAGATCCGTGCTTTCGCGTTGAACACCACAAGGAACTCAACGAGACCGTCATTCGCGGCCTGTCCGAATTGCACCTGAAAGTGATGCTCGAACGCATGAGGGAGCGCTACGGCGTCGAAGTCGTGACGCATCCGCCACGCATCGCGTATCGCGAAACGATTGCCGGCAAGGCCGAAGGCCATCACCGTCACAAGAAGCAGACCGGCGGCGCGGGCCAGTTCGGCGAGGTGTTTTTGCGCGTCGAACCGCTGGAGCGCGGCACCGGCTTCGAGTTCGTCGACGAAGTGAAGGGTGGCGTCATTCCCAATCAGTTCCTTCCGGCCATCGAGAAGGGCGTCCGGCAGGCCATGGAGCACGGTGCGGTCGCCGGATATCCCCTGCAGGACCTGCGCGTCACTGTCTATGACGGCAAATACCATCCGGTTGATTCCAAGGAAGTGGCCTTCATCAGTGCCGGCAAGAAAGCGTTCCTCGACGCCATCGGCAAGGCCAGACCCGTCGTGCTCGAGCCCATCGTCGACGTCGAAGTGGCCATTCCCGAAGCCAACGTCGGCGATGTCACCGGCGGCCTCGCCGGCAAGCGCGCGCGGATCATGGGCACGGACACCCATCGCGGCGGTGAACTGGTGATCAAGGCGCAGGCGCCACTGGCCGAGCTCACCGACTATCCCACGGAGCTCAAGGCGATGACGGGCGGGCGCGGGCGCTACAGCCTCGACCTGAGTCATTACGAGCCGGTGCCCCCACCGGTTCAGAAGCAGCTGAGCGAGGCGTGGAAACCAAAGGTGGAAGACGATTGA
- a CDS encoding SET domain-containing protein gives MTRRIIARRSPIHGNGVFAAAPIKKGEEIIEYKGTLMTHEEADDLYGDGGETGHTFLFTLNDDYLIDANRKGNTARWINHSCDPNCQALIEENDSGNPRKDRVLIEAIRNIKPGEELTYDYGITLDVPHTARMKKVWACRCGSPKCIGTMLKPKAR, from the coding sequence ATGACCCGACGCATCATTGCCCGCCGCTCTCCGATCCACGGCAACGGCGTATTCGCCGCCGCGCCCATCAAGAAGGGCGAAGAGATCATCGAGTACAAGGGCACGCTGATGACCCACGAAGAGGCGGACGACCTCTACGGCGATGGCGGCGAAACCGGTCACACCTTCCTGTTCACGCTGAACGACGATTACCTGATCGACGCCAACCGCAAGGGCAACACGGCGCGCTGGATCAATCACAGCTGCGATCCGAACTGCCAGGCCCTGATCGAGGAAAACGACAGCGGCAATCCGCGCAAGGATCGCGTGCTGATCGAAGCCATCCGCAACATCAAGCCCGGCGAAGAACTCACCTACGACTACGGCATTACGCTCGATGTGCCGCACACCGCGCGCATGAAGAAGGTCTGGGCCTGCCGTTGTGGCTCCCCCAAGTGCATTGGCACGATGTTGAAGCCCAAGGCCAGGTAA
- a CDS encoding HNH endonuclease produces the protein MLMEASNRVADLHSTRVLSLDAAGRILDWISWQDAVCLYVREAVAWTLGDPCLTVHGGHNRTLGVQSQLQLHPIIASTGHCRDHAIDPAPALTNTALFARDRFLCLYCGDHFSRGELTRDHVLPISKRGKDEWENVVSACLACNLKKSNRTPQQANMPLLAVPYRPSWVEHLILSNRNILADQMEFLVSHLPRDRRAIMS, from the coding sequence ATGCTGATGGAAGCTTCAAACCGGGTCGCCGATCTTCATTCGACCCGCGTGCTGTCCCTGGATGCCGCTGGCCGCATCCTTGACTGGATCAGTTGGCAGGACGCCGTATGCCTGTACGTCCGCGAGGCCGTGGCCTGGACGCTCGGTGACCCCTGCCTGACCGTCCACGGCGGCCACAACCGCACCCTCGGCGTGCAGAGCCAGCTCCAGCTTCACCCGATCATCGCCAGCACCGGCCACTGCCGCGACCACGCGATCGACCCGGCCCCGGCCCTGACCAACACCGCCCTGTTCGCCCGCGACCGCTTTCTGTGCCTGTATTGCGGCGACCATTTCAGCCGGGGTGAACTGACCCGTGACCACGTCCTGCCCATCTCCAAGCGCGGCAAGGACGAATGGGAAAACGTGGTCAGTGCCTGCCTCGCCTGCAACCTGAAGAAAAGCAACCGCACCCCGCAGCAGGCCAACATGCCCCTGCTGGCCGTGCCCTACCGCCCCAGCTGGGTGGAGCACCTGATCTTGTCGAACCGCAACATCCTGGCCGACCAGATGGAGTTCCTGGTAAGCCACCTGCCGCGCGACCGTCGCGCCATCATGAGCTGA
- the dxs gene encoding 1-deoxy-D-xylulose-5-phosphate synthase, translating to MNDLSRFPHLAPIETPADLRRVPDDELPAVADELRQYLIEAVASSGGHFGAGLGVVELTVALHHVFDTPTDRLVWDVGHQCYPHKILTGRRDRITTIKKKDGLAPFPRREESEYDTFGVGHSSTSISAALGMAIAAQRKGDPRKFVAVIGDGAMTAGMAFEALNHGGDVEPNMLVVFNDNGMSISENVGALTKMAARAMSSRTLNQWRERAKRAIPKQSFFGRFFKRWEEHAKGMFVPSTLFEELGFHYTGPIDGHNIPQLLAALRTVKDLPGPQLLHVITTKGKGYAPAEQAQIEYHAVGPFDPQAGLVKKSGPAKQTYTDIFSDWLCDQAAADERLLGITPAMREGSGLVRFSKEYPQRYFDVAIAEQHAVTLAAGMACEGAKPVVAIYSTFLQRAYDQAIHDVALQNLDVTFAIDRAGVVGPDGATHAGSFDLSFLRCLPNMVIMAPADENECRMMLSTGFDYPGPAAVRYPRGTGPGVPLQKELETLPIGKAEMRRRGRRLALLSFGAMLAPASEIAAEVDATLVNMRFVKPLDEAMILELARTHEAFVTLEDNAVAGGAGSAVAECLAAHGIALPILHLGLPDVYLEHGSREEVLSMAGLDLPGIRNAIRARFPQLVNAAVTSVS from the coding sequence ATGAACGATCTGTCCCGATTCCCCCACCTGGCGCCCATCGAAACGCCGGCCGATCTGCGCCGCGTACCCGACGACGAGCTTCCCGCCGTCGCGGATGAGTTGCGCCAGTACCTGATCGAAGCGGTAGCCAGCTCCGGCGGCCATTTCGGCGCGGGACTGGGCGTGGTGGAACTGACCGTGGCCCTGCACCATGTGTTCGACACACCCACGGACCGCCTGGTCTGGGACGTCGGCCACCAGTGCTACCCCCACAAGATTCTCACTGGCCGCCGCGATCGCATCACCACGATCAAGAAGAAGGACGGCCTGGCCCCCTTCCCGCGTCGCGAGGAAAGCGAGTACGACACGTTCGGCGTGGGCCATTCGTCCACCTCGATCTCAGCCGCACTGGGTATGGCGATCGCCGCGCAGCGCAAGGGTGATCCACGCAAGTTCGTGGCCGTCATCGGCGACGGCGCGATGACCGCCGGCATGGCCTTCGAAGCACTCAATCACGGCGGCGATGTCGAGCCAAACATGCTGGTCGTGTTCAACGACAACGGCATGTCGATCAGCGAAAATGTCGGCGCGCTGACCAAGATGGCCGCGCGCGCGATGTCCAGCCGCACGCTCAACCAGTGGCGCGAGCGCGCCAAGCGCGCCATTCCGAAGCAGTCGTTCTTCGGCCGCTTCTTCAAGCGCTGGGAGGAGCACGCCAAGGGCATGTTCGTGCCCAGCACGCTGTTCGAGGAACTGGGTTTCCACTACACCGGTCCCATCGACGGCCACAACATCCCGCAACTGCTCGCCGCCCTGCGCACGGTCAAGGACCTGCCCGGCCCGCAGCTGCTGCACGTGATCACCACCAAGGGCAAGGGTTACGCTCCCGCCGAGCAGGCGCAGATCGAATACCACGCCGTGGGTCCGTTCGATCCGCAGGCCGGTCTCGTGAAAAAGAGTGGCCCCGCCAAGCAGACCTACACCGATATTTTCAGCGACTGGCTGTGCGATCAGGCGGCCGCCGATGAGCGCCTGCTGGGCATCACGCCGGCCATGCGTGAAGGTTCGGGTCTCGTGCGTTTCTCCAAGGAATACCCGCAGCGCTACTTCGACGTTGCGATCGCCGAGCAGCATGCGGTGACGCTGGCGGCCGGCATGGCCTGCGAAGGCGCCAAGCCGGTGGTGGCGATCTATTCCACCTTCCTGCAGCGCGCTTACGACCAGGCCATCCACGACGTGGCCCTGCAGAACCTCGACGTCACCTTCGCGATCGATCGCGCCGGTGTCGTGGGCCCCGACGGCGCAACGCATGCCGGCAGCTTCGATCTGTCCTTCCTGCGCTGCCTGCCGAACATGGTGATCATGGCGCCGGCGGACGAAAACGAATGCCGCATGATGCTGAGCACGGGCTTCGATTACCCGGGCCCCGCCGCCGTGCGCTATCCGCGCGGTACCGGCCCAGGCGTGCCGTTGCAGAAGGAACTGGAGACGCTACCGATCGGCAAGGCCGAGATGCGCCGTCGCGGTCGTCGTTTGGCGCTACTGAGCTTCGGCGCGATGCTGGCACCTGCGTCCGAAATTGCTGCGGAAGTGGACGCCACTCTGGTCAACATGCGCTTCGTCAAACCGCTCGACGAAGCGATGATCCTCGAACTGGCGCGCACGCACGAAGCCTTCGTCACGCTGGAAGACAACGCCGTGGCCGGTGGCGCGGGTTCGGCCGTCGCCGAGTGTCTGGCCGCACATGGCATCGCCTTGCCGATCCTGCACCTGGGTCTGCCTGACGTGTACCTCGAACACGGTTCGCGTGAGGAAGTGCTGTCGATGGCGGGCCTCGACCTGCCCGGCATCCGCAACGCGATTCGCGCACGCTTTCCGCAGCTGGTGAATGCCGCGGTGACCAGCGTCAGCTAA